The proteins below are encoded in one region of Patescibacteria group bacterium:
- the recJ gene encoding single-stranded-DNA-specific exonuclease RecJ, with protein MEIRNKNSKAITTNLKQVEEILLENRAGEDVEAFLNPPHPYTYLGKPKEIFGKYAPSLSKLEKLIRKAINDNSFVIVHGDYDVDGITATAILWELIYKSLGHRNCLPFIPNRFEHGYGLTKKSIDAIAQKIGVGAKPLLIAIDCGITAVDEVAYAKSLGFTVAIIDHHELPKKLPDAKVILHTLKLCSGGIAYMLSSYIHNKSDEDSLDLATLATIADLQPLLDINRSIVKYGLPHLSKSNRVGIKELIKVAGIENKIITPYEVGWIIGPRLNAAGRISHGIDALRLLCTNNAKQGEEIAKSLNEINLERQATTDEIFLNADEEVKKIIGKKLIVCYGEGFHEGVIGLVAQKLTQKYFLPAIVISVNGENCKASARSVPGFDLTSFLRKIKGVFGSVGGHKAAAGFSLKSDKLQKFIKQAQDLAEKEIDPKLLLPFVEVDTEIPLGLVKANLLALIKQMEPFGLGNPTPVFYSTQVKVCGFSRFGKASNHLKIVLCDGENSNFKIVGKVFNGAENHYDKLSLGQNVSVAYSISENTFNGKTAIETTIKDLKIE; from the coding sequence ATGGAGATACGAAATAAAAATAGTAAGGCGATCACGACAAATTTAAAACAGGTGGAAGAAATTCTATTGGAAAACCGAGCAGGGGAAGATGTTGAGGCCTTTCTTAATCCCCCACACCCTTATACATATCTGGGTAAACCCAAAGAAATTTTTGGAAAATACGCTCCAAGCCTTTCCAAATTAGAAAAGCTGATTAGAAAAGCCATTAACGATAACTCATTCGTAATCGTCCACGGAGATTATGATGTGGATGGAATCACGGCAACAGCCATTTTGTGGGAACTGATTTACAAAAGTCTAGGACACAGGAATTGCTTGCCTTTTATTCCCAATAGGTTTGAGCATGGCTATGGACTAACCAAAAAATCCATTGACGCCATTGCTCAAAAAATTGGCGTTGGTGCTAAACCATTATTGATTGCTATTGATTGTGGAATTACAGCAGTTGACGAAGTTGCATACGCCAAATCATTAGGATTTACCGTTGCCATAATTGATCATCACGAACTTCCAAAAAAGTTACCTGATGCCAAAGTCATTCTACACACTCTAAAACTTTGCTCTGGAGGAATTGCCTACATGCTCTCATCGTATATTCATAACAAAAGTGATGAAGATTCCTTAGATTTAGCAACACTGGCAACTATTGCTGATCTACAACCATTACTGGATATCAATCGCAGTATTGTAAAATACGGACTACCACATCTATCAAAATCCAACAGAGTTGGTATAAAAGAACTTATTAAAGTAGCAGGAATAGAAAATAAAATTATCACCCCCTACGAAGTCGGGTGGATTATTGGACCAAGATTAAACGCCGCTGGAAGAATTTCTCATGGGATTGACGCTTTAAGGCTTTTATGTACAAATAATGCCAAGCAGGGTGAGGAAATTGCCAAAAGTCTCAACGAGATAAATTTAGAAAGGCAAGCCACAACCGACGAGATATTTTTAAATGCCGATGAGGAGGTCAAAAAGATAATAGGCAAGAAACTTATTGTTTGTTATGGTGAAGGGTTTCATGAAGGAGTCATTGGGTTAGTGGCACAAAAATTAACTCAAAAGTATTTTTTACCCGCAATTGTTATTAGCGTAAACGGAGAAAACTGCAAAGCGTCGGCAAGATCCGTTCCTGGATTTGATCTTACTAGTTTCCTCCGTAAAATTAAGGGTGTTTTTGGGAGCGTTGGCGGTCATAAAGCCGCTGCCGGATTCTCTTTAAAATCGGATAAGCTGCAAAAATTTATCAAGCAGGCGCAAGATCTAGCGGAAAAAGAGATTGATCCCAAATTGCTTTTGCCTTTTGTAGAGGTAGATACCGAAATTCCATTAGGTTTAGTAAAGGCTAATCTGTTGGCACTAATTAAACAAATGGAGCCGTTTGGTCTTGGCAACCCCACTCCAGTTTTTTACTCCACGCAGGTTAAGGTTTGCGGATTCTCCAGATTTGGCAAAGCATCTAATCATCTAAAAATTGTTTTGTGTGACGGAGAAAACTCAAACTTTAAAATTGTGGGCAAGGTTTTTAATGGGGCGGAAAATCACTACGATAAGCTATCACTGGGACAAAATGTATCAGTTGCTTACTCTATCTCCGAAAACACTTTTAATGGAAAAACTGCAATCGAAACAACCATTAAAGATTTAAAAATTGAGTGA
- a CDS encoding LemA family protein, which yields MIFLLLFVPLIAMALYAIGVYNFLATAKVRIKASIQEIGNQLKRQAELIPNLEESVKGYLKHEKEIFALLTSARKSVASAIDSNNLGEMVKASDSLAKILPSIQATFESNPEIKASELVKNLMSNLTDTADKVSYSRRLLIDLTADYNAKLVTFPSSVVANLFGFKAEAGLTTPETGSHVEVSSTDVITPKVKL from the coding sequence ATGATATTTTTACTGCTCTTTGTTCCCTTAATCGCCATGGCTTTATATGCCATTGGCGTCTACAACTTTTTAGCTACGGCAAAAGTTAGAATCAAAGCTTCTATCCAAGAAATTGGCAACCAGTTAAAACGCCAAGCGGAGTTAATTCCAAATTTAGAGGAGTCTGTTAAAGGCTATCTTAAGCACGAGAAGGAAATATTTGCCCTTTTAACATCAGCTAGAAAGAGCGTAGCGTCTGCCATAGACTCCAATAATTTAGGAGAGATGGTAAAGGCTAGCGACTCTCTGGCAAAAATTTTGCCTTCTATTCAAGCGACCTTCGAGAGTAATCCCGAAATAAAAGCTTCGGAGTTGGTCAAAAACCTAATGTCAAATCTGACTGATACTGCGGACAAAGTTTCCTACTCAAGAAGGCTTTTAATTGATTTGACAGCGGATTATAATGCCAAATTGGTGACTTTTCCCTCGAGCGTTGTTGCCAATTTGTTTGGGTTTAAAGCCGAGGCAGGTCTTACGACACCAGAAACGGGAAGCCATGTAGAAGTTTCGTCGACCGATGTAATTACTCCAAAGGTTAAACTTTAG
- a CDS encoding M48 family metallopeptidase, with protein MSTVVNFYERQEENTLKTLLLFVGFVVVLCLFGYFIGYIYNDSQYLVPLAFLFSLTTSFFSYYFSDSVILSLSKATVANKKQYFDYYSVVENICLGTGLPMPRLYVINDTSPNAFATGRDKNHATIVATTGLLDQLSRPELEGVMAHELSHVGNNDMLLMTVVAVLVGTVVMVMDWFWRVRVRINDNDNKQAGAIFMILALLFAILTPIIAQLIKFAISRQREFMADATAVRYTRNPNGLISALTKVASSKEPLEVANKATAHLYFENPLDNVEGDGVGRFKNLFSTHPPVSERIKRLKAM; from the coding sequence ATGTCTACGGTTGTAAATTTTTACGAAAGGCAAGAGGAAAACACCCTAAAAACCCTGCTTTTGTTTGTGGGGTTTGTGGTGGTGCTGTGCCTTTTTGGTTATTTTATTGGTTACATTTATAATGATTCCCAATATTTAGTGCCTTTAGCCTTTTTATTTTCGCTTACCACCTCTTTTTTTAGTTACTATTTTAGCGATTCGGTTATTTTGTCACTCTCCAAAGCAACAGTTGCCAATAAAAAGCAGTATTTTGACTACTACAGCGTGGTGGAAAATATTTGTTTGGGAACAGGGTTGCCAATGCCCCGATTGTATGTGATTAATGATACCAGCCCCAACGCCTTTGCTACAGGAAGAGACAAAAATCACGCTACAATTGTTGCTACAACCGGGCTTTTGGACCAGCTTTCTCGACCAGAATTAGAGGGGGTTATGGCACACGAGCTTTCTCATGTTGGCAATAACGATATGTTGCTAATGACCGTAGTTGCGGTATTGGTAGGAACTGTGGTTATGGTAATGGACTGGTTTTGGAGGGTAAGAGTGAGAATCAATGATAATGACAACAAGCAAGCGGGGGCTATTTTTATGATACTGGCGTTGTTATTTGCAATTTTGACTCCAATTATTGCTCAACTTATTAAATTTGCTATATCAAGACAACGAGAATTTATGGCTGATGCCACAGCTGTGCGCTATACCCGCAATCCTAATGGTTTAATATCTGCCCTCACCAAAGTTGCTTCCTCCAAAGAACCCTTGGAAGTTGCCAACAAGGCCACCGCCCATTTATATTTTGAAAATCCTTTGGATAATGTGGAAGGCGATGGGGTCGGTCGCTTTAAAAACCTCTTTTCCACCCACCCACCTGTTTCCGAAAGGATAAAAAGATTAAAAGCAATGTAG